The Trichosurus vulpecula isolate mTriVul1 chromosome 4, mTriVul1.pri, whole genome shotgun sequence genome contains a region encoding:
- the LOC118848960 gene encoding transcription elongation factor SPT4-A-like, which produces MALETVPKDLRHLRACLLCSLVKTIDQFEYDGCDDCDSYLQMKDNREMVYDCTSSSFDGIIAMMSPENSWVSKWQRVSTFKPGVYAVSVTGRLPQGIVRKLKNRGMVYKSRDTAIKT; this is translated from the coding sequence ATGGCGTTGGAGACAGTTCCCAAGGATTTGCGACACCTGCGAGCTTGTCTTCTCTGTTCTCTGGTCAAGACTATAGACCAATTTGAGTATGATGGCTGTGATGATTGCGACTCATACCTACAGATGAAAGACAACCGAGAGATGGTATATGACTGTACAAGTTCTTCTTTTGATGGGATCATTGCAATGATGAGTCCAGAGAACAGCTGGGTCTCTAAATGGCAGCGAGTCAGTACCTTCAAGCCTGGAGTTTATGCAGTGTCTGTCACTGGCCGCCTGCCTCAAGGAATTGTTCGGAAACTGAAGAACCGAGGCATGGTCTATAAATCGAGAGACACAGCAATAAAGACTTAG